From one Nitrosococcus halophilus Nc 4 genomic stretch:
- the spoT gene encoding bifunctional GTP diphosphokinase/guanosine-3',5'-bis pyrophosphate 3'-pyrophosphohydrolase — translation MPRDRKVLPGSIDSLCTAVASYLEPEFQSEIRRAYHFAAAAHGEQKRRSGEPYITHPLAVAAIMAEMYMDHQCIMAALLHDVLEDTGVSKTELSQYFSEEVAELVDGVSKLAQINVTSREHAQAENLRKMLLAMTRDIRVILLKLADRLHNMRTLRYVAREKQRRIAHETLEIYAPIANRLGMNNIRKELQGLGFQALYPLRYRVLEAAVRRARGNRKEIVRGIQDGIAQRLAQEGLEGIVEGREKSLYSLYVKMRDKHRSLSEVMDLYAFRIVVDSADTCYRALGVVHNLYKPVPGKFKDYIAIPKANGYQALHTVLFGPYGVPIEVQIRTHDMDRVAEAGIAAHWLYKSGSGRVNGSAQRRAREWLKGLLEIQQDAGDSLEFLENVKVDLFPDEVYVFTPKGKIMILARGATAVDFAYAVHTDVGNHCVAAKIDRRLAPLSTPLENGQNVEIITSPTARPNPSWLNFVVTGKARANIRHYLKNLKRDESIQLGRRLLNKHLLSYSLTLDDIPPGRLQLLLKDFELERVDQLLEAIGLGNRPALLVARRLAPALEEKEGEKKSGSASTRRPLKIKGTEGMVVTFAKCCRPIPGDPIRGFVTAGRGVVIHTGRCKNLAEFRERPERWTEVEWADEVQAELPVEVRVDVENRRGVLATVAAAISDTDTNIDNVSVNDRDGAICSILFTLEVRNRYQLARLMRRIRALDMVLRIVRSKH, via the coding sequence ATGCCCCGCGACCGGAAGGTTTTGCCGGGGAGTATCGATAGCCTCTGCACGGCCGTAGCGAGCTATCTTGAGCCGGAGTTTCAAAGCGAGATTCGGCGCGCTTACCATTTTGCTGCTGCTGCCCACGGAGAGCAAAAACGTCGCTCTGGTGAACCCTATATTACCCATCCCCTGGCGGTGGCGGCCATTATGGCGGAAATGTACATGGACCATCAGTGCATTATGGCCGCCTTGCTCCATGATGTCTTAGAAGATACGGGTGTTTCCAAGACTGAACTATCTCAATATTTTAGTGAGGAGGTCGCGGAGCTGGTGGATGGCGTGAGCAAGCTCGCCCAGATTAATGTCACTTCCCGGGAGCATGCCCAAGCGGAAAATTTGCGTAAGATGTTGCTGGCGATGACCCGGGATATCCGGGTCATTTTGCTCAAACTGGCGGATCGGCTGCACAATATGCGCACCTTGCGTTACGTTGCCCGGGAAAAACAGCGGCGTATCGCCCACGAAACCTTGGAGATCTATGCGCCTATTGCTAATCGCCTAGGCATGAATAACATCCGTAAGGAGTTACAAGGTTTAGGGTTTCAAGCCCTCTATCCCCTGCGTTACCGGGTTTTGGAAGCTGCGGTCAGGCGGGCCCGGGGTAACCGCAAAGAAATCGTCAGGGGCATTCAGGATGGTATCGCCCAGCGGCTCGCGCAAGAGGGCCTCGAAGGCATTGTTGAAGGGCGGGAGAAGAGCCTTTATAGCCTTTATGTCAAGATGCGGGACAAACACCGCTCCCTTTCCGAGGTGATGGATCTTTACGCCTTTCGAATTGTGGTGGATTCGGCGGATACGTGTTACCGGGCATTGGGAGTAGTTCACAACCTTTACAAGCCTGTTCCTGGTAAATTTAAGGATTATATCGCCATTCCCAAGGCCAATGGCTATCAGGCCCTACATACCGTTTTATTTGGTCCCTATGGGGTGCCGATTGAAGTCCAGATCCGGACTCATGATATGGACCGGGTGGCAGAGGCCGGGATTGCGGCTCACTGGTTATATAAATCCGGGAGCGGGCGAGTCAACGGGAGCGCTCAACGGCGTGCCCGGGAGTGGCTCAAAGGCTTGCTGGAGATACAGCAAGATGCCGGCGATTCCTTGGAGTTTCTGGAGAACGTCAAAGTCGATCTGTTTCCGGATGAGGTCTATGTCTTTACCCCCAAGGGCAAGATTATGATTTTAGCTCGGGGAGCCACGGCAGTGGATTTTGCCTATGCCGTCCACACAGATGTGGGCAATCATTGTGTGGCGGCCAAGATTGACCGGCGTCTGGCTCCGTTATCCACTCCCCTAGAGAATGGGCAAAACGTGGAAATCATCACTTCTCCCACGGCCCGGCCCAATCCCTCCTGGCTCAACTTCGTGGTGACAGGCAAAGCGCGAGCCAATATCCGCCACTATCTTAAAAACCTAAAGCGGGATGAGTCGATCCAGTTGGGGCGGCGTTTGCTAAACAAACACCTTCTGAGTTATTCCTTGACCTTGGATGATATTCCCCCGGGTCGCCTCCAGCTGCTCCTCAAGGATTTCGAGTTAGAAAGGGTTGATCAGCTCTTGGAGGCGATTGGACTTGGCAATCGTCCTGCCTTGCTGGTCGCCCGGCGCTTGGCGCCGGCGCTGGAAGAGAAAGAGGGAGAAAAAAAATCAGGAAGCGCTTCTACTCGCCGGCCCCTGAAGATTAAGGGGACTGAGGGCATGGTGGTGACTTTTGCCAAATGTTGCCGCCCCATCCCCGGTGATCCTATCCGTGGTTTTGTCACTGCGGGGCGGGGAGTCGTCATTCATACCGGGCGGTGTAAAAATCTGGCGGAATTCCGGGAGCGTCCCGAGCGCTGGACAGAGGTGGAATGGGCCGATGAGGTGCAGGCCGAACTTCCAGTGGAAGTGCGGGTGGATGTGGAAAATCGCCGTGGGGTGCTGGCCACGGTGGCCGCCGCCATCTCTGATACGGATACCAACATTGATAATGTCAGTGTCAATGATCGGGACGGCGCTATCTGTAGCATCCTGTTTACCCTCGAAGTCCGGAATCGTTATCAACTGGCGCGTCTGATGCGGCGTATCCGAGCCCTCGATATGGTGCTGCGCATTGTTCGCAGCAAGCATTAA
- a CDS encoding RidA family protein, with translation MPREVIQTDNAPLAIGTYSQAVKVGDVVYLSGQIPLEPKTMELVEGDMEAQIRQVFENLKVVAEAAGGSLAQVVKLNIYLTDLTHFPLVNATMTDYFQPPYPARAVIGVAALPREVAVEMDAIVHLGD, from the coding sequence ATGCCCCGCGAAGTGATCCAAACCGATAACGCCCCCCTTGCCATTGGCACCTATTCCCAGGCTGTAAAAGTAGGGGATGTAGTCTACCTTTCTGGACAAATACCCCTTGAACCCAAGACCATGGAGCTGGTGGAGGGGGATATGGAGGCTCAAATTCGGCAAGTGTTTGAGAACCTCAAGGTGGTCGCCGAGGCGGCGGGGGGTAGCCTAGCCCAGGTCGTGAAGTTAAATATTTATCTTACCGACTTGACCCATTTCCCCCTTGTCAACGCCACTATGACCGATTATTTTCAGCCTCCCTATCCCGCCCGCGCGGTTATTGGGGTGGCGGCTCTCCCCCGGGAAGTGGCGGTGGAAATGGATGCCATTGTCCATCTTGGCGACTGA
- the recG gene encoding ATP-dependent DNA helicase RecG, which yields MPLSILATEKPSLTQEQGDPNPLTLSTPVTALKGVGPNLARRLARLGLSKVQDLLFHLPQRYQDRTQLVPIGALQIGREALIEGEIQLSEIRQGRRRSLVCAVSDGTGEIFLRFFHFSTWQQNSLTPAIRLRCFGEVRQGAGRLEMVHPEYRRLLGEEAEAIEVHLTPIYPTTEGLRQPLLRDLIQGVLKDLGEEGIIDHLPPTFLEGIGLPTLSQAIVYLHQPPPDAPLDVLAEGKHPVQQRLAFEELLAHHLSLRQLRLRATQLQAPSLASEGQLQKRFLAALSFPLTAAQERVVQEILEDMARDSPMQRLLQGDVGSGKTVVAALAILQAVEAGHQAALMAPTELLAEQHLRVLQRWFSPFEINVEWLAAKGAAKGRRESLNRLKSGEAQVAVGTHALFQEGVNFHHLGLVVVDEQHRFGVEQRLALREKGRHGAYCPHQLIMTATPIPRTLAMTAYADLDTSVIDQLPPGRIPVATAAVSHRRRTEVVVKVRRACQAGRQAYWVCTLIEESDSLQAQAAEKTAAELAEVLPELRIGLIHGRMKPPDKESTMAAFKSGAIHLLVATTVIEVGVDVPNASLMIIENAERLGLSQLHQLRGRVGRGAADSYCVLLYHGPLSELSRARLACLRATNDGFEIARRDLELRGPGEVLGTRQTGLPQYRVADLLRDQDLLARVGRVADRFQRQYPAQAEALIRRWLGEESHYGEV from the coding sequence ATGCCATTGTCCATCTTGGCGACTGAGAAACCCTCGCTTACTCAGGAACAGGGTGACCCAAACCCGCTCACCTTGAGCACTCCGGTAACCGCGCTCAAGGGCGTGGGGCCCAACTTGGCTAGGCGGCTTGCAAGATTGGGCCTTTCCAAGGTCCAGGACTTGCTCTTTCACCTCCCCCAGCGCTACCAGGATCGAACCCAATTGGTGCCCATAGGGGCCTTGCAGATAGGCAGGGAAGCCTTGATTGAGGGCGAAATTCAGCTGAGCGAGATCCGCCAGGGTCGCCGCCGTTCTCTGGTTTGCGCCGTCAGTGATGGCACTGGGGAGATTTTCCTGCGTTTTTTCCATTTCTCAACCTGGCAGCAAAATTCCTTGACGCCAGCAATCCGGTTACGTTGTTTTGGTGAAGTACGACAGGGCGCCGGACGGCTGGAAATGGTTCATCCTGAATATCGTCGTCTCCTGGGGGAGGAGGCGGAGGCAATCGAGGTCCACCTTACCCCCATTTACCCCACCACGGAAGGGTTGCGCCAACCCCTCCTCAGGGATCTGATCCAAGGGGTGCTCAAGGATCTTGGCGAGGAGGGAATCATCGATCACCTGCCGCCGACATTCCTAGAAGGGATCGGTTTGCCGACTTTGAGTCAAGCGATTGTCTATCTTCACCAGCCGCCACCGGATGCCCCCTTAGATGTGTTGGCTGAGGGGAAGCACCCTGTCCAGCAACGCCTGGCCTTTGAAGAATTGCTGGCGCACCATTTGAGCCTGCGGCAATTGCGCTTACGGGCCACCCAACTGCAGGCACCGTCGCTAGCCAGTGAAGGGCAATTGCAAAAACGTTTTTTGGCGGCGCTTTCCTTTCCCTTAACGGCGGCCCAGGAGCGAGTCGTCCAAGAAATCCTGGAGGATATGGCCCGGGACTCGCCCATGCAGCGCCTGCTTCAGGGGGACGTGGGCTCCGGCAAGACGGTGGTGGCCGCCTTGGCGATTTTACAGGCGGTTGAGGCCGGTCACCAGGCGGCGTTGATGGCGCCTACCGAGCTGCTGGCGGAACAGCATCTACGGGTTTTACAACGTTGGTTTTCCCCTTTTGAGATCAATGTGGAATGGCTAGCCGCTAAAGGGGCCGCAAAGGGACGGCGGGAAAGTTTGAATCGGCTCAAAAGCGGGGAAGCGCAGGTGGCGGTGGGAACCCATGCCCTGTTTCAGGAAGGGGTCAATTTTCATCATCTGGGGTTGGTGGTGGTCGATGAACAACACCGTTTTGGCGTTGAGCAGCGGCTAGCACTCCGGGAAAAAGGCCGCCATGGCGCCTATTGTCCCCATCAGTTGATTATGACCGCCACGCCCATCCCGCGAACCCTAGCCATGACGGCCTATGCCGATCTGGACACCTCGGTGATTGACCAATTACCGCCTGGGCGTATCCCCGTCGCCACAGCAGCCGTCTCCCATCGCCGCCGAACCGAAGTGGTGGTCAAAGTGCGCCGGGCCTGCCAGGCAGGGAGACAGGCCTATTGGGTGTGTACGCTGATTGAAGAATCCGACAGCTTGCAGGCTCAGGCGGCGGAGAAGACCGCAGCGGAGCTGGCCGAAGTATTGCCTGAATTGCGCATTGGGCTCATCCACGGACGGATGAAGCCCCCGGACAAGGAAAGCACCATGGCCGCTTTCAAGTCCGGGGCGATTCATCTCCTGGTCGCCACCACGGTTATTGAAGTGGGGGTTGATGTCCCCAATGCTAGCCTGATGATTATTGAGAATGCCGAGCGTCTGGGGCTTTCCCAGTTGCATCAGTTGCGGGGCCGGGTCGGTCGCGGCGCGGCGGATAGTTATTGTGTCCTGTTGTACCATGGACCATTGTCCGAATTGAGCCGGGCCCGGTTGGCTTGTTTGCGGGCCACTAACGATGGCTTTGAGATCGCACGCCGTGACCTTGAGCTTCGAGGTCCGGGTGAGGTCTTGGGAACTCGCCAAACGGGCCTGCCCCAGTACCGGGTCGCTGATCTTCTGCGGGACCAGGATCTGTTAGCGCGGGTGGGGCGAGTGGCAGATCGCTTCCAACGGCAATATCCTGCCCAAGCGGAAGCTTTAATTCGCCGCTGGCTAGGGGAAGAAAGCCATTACGGGGAAGTGTAA
- the ubiA gene encoding 4-hydroxybenzoate octaprenyltransferase — translation MTKQKLEIYAKLMRLDRPVGIFLLLWPTLWALWIASGGQPDAKVLGVFVLGVVIMRSAGCVINDFADRDFDPHVRRTLNRPLATGRVHPREALILFVGLCLVAFGLVLLLDPLTIGLSFAGAFLAATYPFMKRYTHWPQIYLGAAFGWAVPMAFAAQTGTVPGAAWLLFVVTVLWATVYDTFYAMVDREDDLLIGVKSTAVLFGNEDRLITALLQGMLLLILFWVGYREGLGGYYYSGLLVAAGFAGYQQYLIRDREPAQCFRAFLNNNAFGATIFVGIALHYLAA, via the coding sequence ATGACAAAACAAAAACTTGAGATATACGCTAAATTGATGCGGTTGGATCGTCCAGTGGGTATCTTTTTATTGTTATGGCCAACCCTCTGGGCACTCTGGATTGCCAGTGGGGGTCAGCCTGATGCCAAGGTATTGGGGGTGTTTGTCCTGGGCGTTGTGATCATGCGCTCTGCTGGATGTGTGATCAACGATTTTGCCGATCGTGATTTCGATCCCCATGTCAGACGCACCCTTAACCGCCCCCTGGCCACGGGTCGAGTCCATCCTCGAGAGGCGCTGATCCTATTTGTTGGGCTGTGTCTAGTGGCCTTTGGGTTAGTGTTGTTACTGGATCCCTTGACCATCGGGCTCTCTTTTGCCGGCGCTTTTCTGGCTGCGACCTATCCTTTCATGAAGCGTTACACCCATTGGCCCCAGATTTACTTGGGCGCTGCTTTTGGTTGGGCGGTGCCCATGGCTTTTGCCGCCCAGACGGGAACGGTGCCAGGGGCGGCATGGCTGCTATTTGTGGTTACGGTGCTCTGGGCGACCGTGTATGATACTTTCTATGCCATGGTGGATCGAGAAGATGATTTGCTCATCGGCGTCAAATCCACGGCCGTCTTGTTTGGCAACGAAGATCGCTTGATTACGGCCCTCCTGCAAGGGATGTTGTTGCTGATCCTATTCTGGGTGGGATACCGGGAAGGGTTAGGCGGGTATTATTACTCCGGGTTGTTAGTGGCGGCAGGGTTTGCTGGCTACCAGCAATATCTAATCCGGGATCGGGAACCGGCGCAATGTTTTCGGGCCTTCCTCAATAATAACGCCTTTGGGGCCACCATATTTGTGGGGATTGCCCTCCATTACTTGGCGGCGTAG
- a CDS encoding thermonuclease family protein codes for MTKRLLLLLLAFLLVAPSEAAVFRWVDGEGHTHYSDRPQPGAQEIKLKLQAPYYYVQRVYDGDTLLLKEGLRVRLLGINAPEIEGRYRPEEAGGRSARDWLRQHIEDQKVQLQFDKERHDHYDRLLAHVFTVEGEHLNLRLVEEGLAVVNLIPPNLKYSNSLVQAQEGAEAAKRGLWKMPDYVPRPILEIPEGNYRRGWQRYQGVPVAIRPGRKYVRLTFGPQVAVRIPQEQLGLFGELERYLGKQLEVRGWVSRRRSNYSILVRHPSGLKPL; via the coding sequence GTGACCAAGAGGCTTTTGTTGCTGTTGCTGGCATTTCTCCTGGTTGCCCCCTCAGAGGCGGCCGTGTTTCGTTGGGTCGATGGGGAAGGCCATACCCACTATAGCGACCGTCCCCAGCCGGGTGCCCAGGAGATAAAACTCAAGCTCCAGGCCCCTTATTACTACGTCCAGCGGGTATATGATGGGGATACCCTTCTGCTCAAGGAAGGGTTGCGAGTCCGGTTGTTAGGGATTAACGCCCCCGAGATCGAGGGCCGTTATCGGCCGGAGGAGGCGGGAGGGCGTTCGGCGCGGGATTGGCTGCGGCAACATATCGAAGACCAAAAGGTACAGCTCCAATTCGATAAAGAGCGGCACGATCACTATGATCGACTGCTAGCCCACGTCTTTACCGTGGAGGGAGAGCACCTGAATCTCCGCCTGGTGGAGGAAGGATTGGCGGTGGTTAACCTTATTCCTCCCAATCTCAAGTACAGCAATTCATTGGTTCAGGCCCAGGAGGGCGCCGAAGCGGCTAAGCGGGGGCTTTGGAAGATGCCCGACTATGTACCCCGGCCGATCCTGGAGATCCCCGAGGGCAACTATCGGCGGGGTTGGCAGCGCTATCAAGGGGTTCCCGTGGCGATTCGTCCAGGACGCAAATATGTGCGCCTGACCTTTGGCCCCCAGGTGGCGGTACGCATTCCCCAGGAGCAATTGGGCCTTTTTGGGGAGCTTGAACGTTATTTGGGGAAGCAGCTTGAGGTTCGAGGGTGGGTATCCCGCCGCCGGAGCAATTATTCGATTCTGGTTCGCCACCCCAGTGGGCTCAAACCGCTTTAA